One Fusarium oxysporum f. sp. lycopersici 4287 chromosome 8, whole genome shotgun sequence genomic region harbors:
- a CDS encoding hypothetical protein (At least one base has a quality score < 10) — protein MGQHRLDASVYQTFASLRLFPASNLKELLYAMDMPMTTSRLGLCPGKQTCIPCMSAWLTCYRHTIEFACGETFIHRLSHPGHAPTWSRVQCKVPSGASSRQASPRCEPHPSFLVVGILVRDPGLELLSEMEGLQMIKKCNTKLPIWSPRADTDFQGDCAICTIRRVIARLSDVGGQVWSDNEVDVEYSHSRQHRYIPWTNDDNGMLMVAFMSIDSNTVLVSPCSSSIIMGRG, from the exons ATGGGACAGCACAGACTCGATGCGTCCGTTTATCAGACTTTCGCTTCTCTGAGGCTCTTCCCCGCTTCCAA CTTGAAAGAGCTCTTGTATGCCATGGACATGCCCATGACCACGTCGCGTTTGGGCCTTTGTCCGGGGAAACAAACATGCATACCCTGTATGAGTGCGTGGTTGACCTGCTATCGACATACCATCGAGTTTGCTTGTGGCGAGACCTTCATTCATCGTCTATCTCACCCAGGTCACGCACCCACGTGGTCAAGAGTCCAGTGCAAGGTACCTTCGGGTGCCTCGAGTCGACAGGCCTCCCCACGCTGTGAGCCACACCCAAGCTTCTTGGTTGTGGGGATCCTTGTTAGAGATCCTGGACTGGAGCTTCTGTCAGAGATGGAGGGGTTGCAGATGATCAAAAAATGCAATACAAAGCTTCCTATTTGGTCACCGCGGGCCGACACTGATTTTCAGGGTGATTGCGCCATCTGTACCATTCGGAGGGTCATCGCTCGACTATCGGATGTCGGAGGTCAGGTATGGAGTGATaatgaagttgatgttgaataTTCACATTCAAGACAGCATAGGTACATACCTTGGACCAACGACGACAATGGAATGCTTATGGTGGCATTTATGAGCATTGATTCAAATACTGTTCTTGTATCACCTTGTTCATCATCTATCATAATGGGCCGTGGATAA
- a CDS encoding gluconate 5-dehydrogenase (At least one base has a quality score < 10), protein MSFAPALRLCTRRVVAPALIRPSITFAGARKLHSGPPRQDKPGKYAQTDPQIEVEYPEDHELPSSEPVAGTGGQYVKPTLPTFSLDGHVGIVTGGARGLGLVMGQGMVFSGSHLALVDMNKEEAEKQTSLLIEAFKKENPRARRTPKVTAHYADVSDPESVEACIAEVVKEHGKIDNLVTSAGFTENFEAVNYPIDRLRKLWAVNVDGTYLFATSVARHLMERKAPGSIVMIGSMSGAIVNVPQPQAPYNAAKAGVRHLAASLAVEWAHANIRVNCISPGYMLTALTQKILDDNPDLKAKWTSLIPQGKMGQPQDLMGPVAFLLSDVSLLPGISKF, encoded by the exons ATGTCTTTTGCACCTGCTCTTCGCCTTTGTACGCGCCGCGTTGTCGCTCCAGCTCTGATCCGCCCTTCTATCACGTTTGCTGGTGCACGAAAGCTTCACAGTGGCCCTCCTCGTCAGGACAAGCCCGGAAAATACGCTCAGACTGATCCTCAGATCGAGGTCGAGTACCCAGAAGACCATGAGCTCCCTAGCAGTGAGCCTGTCGCTGGCACTGGTGGCCAGTACGTGAAGCCTACACTTCCTACATTTTCGCTTGATGGTCATGTCGGTATCGTCACTGGCGGTGCTCGTGGTTTGGGTCTTGTCATGGGCCAGGGAATGGTCTTTTCTGGCTCTCACCTTGCTCTTGTTGACATGAACA aggaagaagccgaAAAGCAGACCAGTCTTCTCATTGAAGCTTTCAAGAAGGAGAACCCTCGAGCTCGACG AACCCCCAAGGTCACAGCCCACTATGCCGATGTTTCTGACCCTGAGTCTGTCGAGGCTTGTATCGCTGAGGTCGTCAAGGAGCATGGAAAAATCGACAACCTGGTCACTTCAGCTGGCTTCACTGAGAACTTCGAAGCCGTTAACTACCCCATCGACCGTCTCCGCAAGCTTTGGGCTGTCAACGTTGACGGCACTTACCTCTTTGCGACCTCAGTTGCCCGCCACCTGATGGAGCGAAAGGCCCCAGGAAGCATTGTCATGATCGGTAGCATGTCCGGTGCCATTGTCAACGTCCCTCAGCCCCAGGCTCCTTACAAcgctgccaaggctggtgttcGACACCTTGCCGCATCTCTCGCCGTCGAATGGGCTCATGCCAACATTCGAGTTAACTGCATCTCTCCTGGCTACATGCTTACTGCTCT CACCCAGAAGATTCTTGACGACAATCCTGATCTGAAAGCGAAGTGGACTTCTCTCATTCCTCAAGGTAAGATGGGTCAACCTCAAGATCTTATGGGTCCCGTTGCTTTTCTGCTGTCTGATGTAAGTTTACTCCCTGGCATTTCGAAATTCTGA
- a CDS encoding propionyl-CoA carboxylase beta chain produces the protein MTLSRSSRQAILLGRQFSRRTQISSQKRAVANLTPPHQANAISRIQTNVDPSSDEFKENEKQMSEVMSRMQELARKIQQGGPEKARQKHIARKKMLPRDRVTALIDPGTTFMELSPMAGHELYPEAEVPAGGIITGVGVVEGVTCVIVANDSTVKGGTYYPITVKKHLRAQAVARENKLPCIYLVDSGGANLPHQADVFPDQNHFGRIFYNQARMSSEGIPQIAVVMGPCTAGGAYVPAMSDESIIVQEQGHIFLAGPPLVKAATGEVVSHEDLGGGKMHSSVSGVTDYLAVDDAHAVVLARGCISNLNWPKKSPETQGPKPTFSEPLHDPEELLGIATTNLRKPLPIREVIARVVDGSEFSEFKRDFGTTLVTGFAEIYGHKVGIVANDGILFASSAVKGAHFIELCSQRGIPLVFLQNISGFMVGSQSERDGIAKHGAKLVTAVACADVPKFTVVVGGSYGAGNYGMCGRAYSPRFLWMWPNAKVGVMGSEQLAAVMETVGKTVDGGLKERIEKESDATFSSARLWDDGIIPPQHTRRYLGLGLQAAMGGRNEVKAGDTKFGVFRM, from the exons ATGACGCTATCACGTTCATCGCGCCAGGCGATACTGCTCGGTCGTCAGTTCAGTCGGCGCACACAGATATCTTCACAGAAACGAGCTGTCGCAAATCTCACTCCTCCACACCAGGCCAATGCCATCTCACGGATTCAGACAAACGTTGATCCGTCGTCAGACGAGTTcaaggagaatgagaagcAGATGAGCGAGGTCATGAGCCGCATGCAGGAGCTCGCCCGCAAGATTCAGCAGGGAGGACCTGAGAAGGCCAGACAGAAGCACATCGCACGCAAGAAGATGCTCCCCAGAGATCGAGTTACGGCTCTGATTGACCCTGGAACTACATTTATGGAGCTCTCCCCAATGGCTGGTCATGAGCTCTATCCAGAGGCTGAGGTGCCTGCAGGCGGTATCATCACTGGTGTGGGTGTTGTCGAGGGAGTGACATGCGTGATCGTCGCCAATGACAGCACGGTCAAGGGCGGCACATATTATCCCATTACAGTCAAGAAGCACTTGCGAGCGCAAGCTGtcgcaagagaaaacaaaTTACC ATGCATCTACCTCGTCGACAGCGGCGGTGCCAACCTCCCCCACCAAGCTGACGTTTTCCCCGATCAGAACCACTTTGGTCGCATCTTCTATAACCAAGCCCGCATGAGCTCGGAGGGTATTCCCCAGATCGCTGTGGTCATGGGTCCTTGCACAGCAGGTGGCGCCTACGTCCCAGCAATGAGTGACGAGAGCATTATCGTCCAAGAGCAGGGTCACATTTTCCTCGCCGGTCCTCCCCTTGTCAAGGCTGCGACAGGAGAGGTTGTCAGCCATGAGGACTTGGGAGGTGGCAAGATGCACTCTTCTGTGTCTGGTGTTACAGATTACCTGGCTGTGGACGACGCACATGCTGTCGTATTGGCTCGTGGCTGCATTAGCAACCTCAACTGGCCCAAGAAGTCACCAGAGACTCAAGGCCCCAAGCCTACCTTCTCAGAACCTCTCCACGATCCcgaggagcttcttggcatTGCTACCACCAACCTGCGAAAGCCTCTGCCTATTCGCGAGGTCATTGCTCGTGTTGTGGATGGCTCTGAGTTCTCCGAGTTCAAGCGCGACTTTGGTACTACTCTCGTGACTGGCTTCGCCGAGATCTACGGCCACAAGGTTGGCATTGTAGCCAATGACGGTATTCTCTTTGCCTCGTCCGCTGTCAAGGGCGCTCACTTCATTGAGCTCTGCTCTCAGCGCGGCATCCCATTGGTATTCCTACAGAACATTTCCGGATTCATGGTAGGATCACAGTCTGAGCGTGACGGTATCGCAAAGCACGGTGCCAAGCTAGTCACAGCTGTTGCATGTGCAGATGTACCCAAATTCACCGTCGTCGTTGGTGGCAGCTACGGCGCCGGAAACTACGGAATGTGCGGACGAGCCTACAGCCCACGATTCTTGTGGATGTGGCCCAACGCCAAGGTTGGTGTTATGGGTAGCGAGCAATTGGCTGCTGTGATGGAGACTGTCGGCAAGACTGTCGACGGTGGGCTAAAGGAGCgtattgagaaggagagtGATGCCACATTCTCCTCTGCTCGATTATGG GACGATGGCATTATCCCTCCTCAGCATACAAGACGATACCTGGGTCTGGGTCTGCAGGCTGCTATGGGAGGTAGAAACGAGGTCAAGGCGGGTGATACCAAATTTGGCGTCTTCCGAATGTAA
- a CDS encoding gluconate 5-dehydrogenase (At least one base has a quality score < 10) has translation MSFAPALRLCTRRVVAPALIRPSITFAGARKLHSGPPRQDKPGKYAQTDPQIEVEYPEDHELPSSEPVAGTGGQYVKPTLPTFSLDGHVGIVTGGARGLGLVMGQGMVFSGSHLALVDMNKEEAEKQTSLLIEAFKKENPRARRTPKVTAHYADVSDPESVEACIAEVVKEHGKIDNLVTSAGFTENFEAVNYPIDRLRKLWAVNVDGTYLFATSVARHLMERKAPGSIVMIGSMSGAIVNVPQPQAPYNAAKAGVRHLAASLAVEWAHANIRVNCISPGYMLTALTQKILDDNPDLKAKWTSLIPQGKMGQPQDLMGPVAFLLSDASSYVTGADIRVDGGYTVT, from the exons ATGTCTTTTGCACCTGCTCTTCGCCTTTGTACGCGCCGCGTTGTCGCTCCAGCTCTGATCCGCCCTTCTATCACGTTTGCTGGTGCACGAAAGCTTCACAGTGGCCCTCCTCGTCAGGACAAGCCCGGAAAATACGCTCAGACTGATCCTCAGATCGAGGTCGAGTACCCAGAAGACCATGAGCTCCCTAGCAGTGAGCCTGTCGCTGGCACTGGTGGCCAGTACGTGAAGCCTACACTTCCTACATTTTCGCTTGATGGTCATGTCGGTATCGTCACTGGCGGTGCTCGTGGTTTGGGTCTTGTCATGGGCCAGGGAATGGTCTTTTCTGGCTCTCACCTTGCTCTTGTTGACATGAACA aggaagaagccgaAAAGCAGACCAGTCTTCTCATTGAAGCTTTCAAGAAGGAGAACCCTCGAGCTCGACG AACCCCCAAGGTCACAGCCCACTATGCCGATGTTTCTGACCCTGAGTCTGTCGAGGCTTGTATCGCTGAGGTCGTCAAGGAGCATGGAAAAATCGACAACCTGGTCACTTCAGCTGGCTTCACTGAGAACTTCGAAGCCGTTAACTACCCCATCGACCGTCTCCGCAAGCTTTGGGCTGTCAACGTTGACGGCACTTACCTCTTTGCGACCTCAGTTGCCCGCCACCTGATGGAGCGAAAGGCCCCAGGAAGCATTGTCATGATCGGTAGCATGTCCGGTGCCATTGTCAACGTCCCTCAGCCCCAGGCTCCTTACAAcgctgccaaggctggtgttcGACACCTTGCCGCATCTCTCGCCGTCGAATGGGCTCATGCCAACATTCGAGTTAACTGCATCTCTCCTGGCTACATGCTTACTGCTCT CACCCAGAAGATTCTTGACGACAATCCTGATCTGAAAGCGAAGTGGACTTCTCTCATTCCTCAAGGTAAGATGGGTCAACCTCAAGATCTTATGGGTCCCGTTGCTTTTCTGCTGTCTGAT GCCTCCTCCTATGTCACTGGTGCTGATATCCGAGTTGACGGCGGTTACACCGTAACCTAA
- a CDS encoding isovaleryl-CoA dehydrogenase, which translates to MATSVRTFRSLARRFRPAVTLPAIQSRLHSSKHPKGFEAPSNEELEELRERVQEFTRREITEEVAAKTDKTNAFPAEMWQKLGEAGFLGITADEDVGGLAMGYQAHIIVMEELSRASGSIGLSYAAHSQLCVNQLQLNGSPEQKKKYLPGLIAGTSVGALAMSESGAGSDVVSMRTTAKAVDGGYVLNGSKMWITNGPDADVIVVYAKTEPEKASKGITAFIVDTKSEGFSCARKLDKMGMRGSNTGELMFDGVFVPTENILGKVNGGVRVLMEGLDLERLVLSAGPLGIMQASLDVALPFTHQRKQFGQPIAHNQLLQGKLADMYTKLQASRAYTYTTAKAVDDNGLIRTQDCAGAILYAAERATECTLDCIQLLGGMGYVEEMPASRLLRDAKLYEIGAGTSEIRRMVIGRAFNKEYAQA; encoded by the exons ATGGCAACAAGCGTACGAACATTCAGATCTCTGGCACGTCGGTTCCGTCCAGCTGTCACTCTACCCGCCATTCAGTCTCGCTTGCACTCCTCTAAACACCCCAAAGGCTTCGAAGCTCCTTCAAATGAGGAGCTCGAGGAGTTGAGGGAGCGTGTGCAGGAATTCACACGTCGTGAGATCACAGAGGAGGTCGCCGCAAAGACAGACAAGACAAATGCCTTCCCAGCAGAGATGTGGCAAAAGCTTGGTGAAGCTGGCTTCCTAGGCATCACAGCTGACGAGGACGTCGGCGGTCTCGCTATGGGTTACCAGGCGCACATCATTGTCATGGAGGAGCTATCGCGAGCCTCTGGTTCTATCGGTCTCAGCTACGCAGCACATTCACAACTCTGCGTTAACCAGTTGCAACTCAATGGATCTCCAgagcagaagaaaaagtaCCTACCTGGCCTCATTGCTGGCACAAGTGTTGGCGCGCTGGCCATGTCTGAGTCTGGTGCTGGCAGTGACGTCGTCAGCATGCGAACAACAGCAAAGGCCGTTGACGGTGGTTACGTGCTGAACGGATCCAAGATGTGGATCACTAACGGCCCTGACGCCGATGTTATTGTGGTTTACGCCAAGACAGAGCCCGAGAAGGCCTCTAAAGGTATCACGGCCTTCATCGTGGATACCAAGAGTGAGGGCTTCAGCTGTGCCCgcaagctcgacaagatggGCATGCGCGGCAGCAACACCGGCGAACTCATGTTTGACGGTGTCTTCGTACCAACAGAGAACATCCTTGGCAAGGTCAACGGAGGTGTGCGAGTCCTGATGGAAGGTCTCGATCTGGAgcgcttggtgttgagcgCTGGACCTCTGGGCATCATGCAGGCTTCACTAGATGTTGCCCTACCCTTCACACACCAGCGCAAGCAGTTCGGTCAGCCTATTGCTCACAACCAGTTGCTCCAGGGCAAGCTGGCCGATATGTACACGAAGCTCCAGGCTTCTCGTGCCTATACCTACACAACCGCCAAGGCGGTCGACGATAACGGTTTGATCCGCACACAGGACTGCGCGGGAGCTATCTTGTATGCAGCTGAGCGGGCGACTGAGTGCACACTTGACTGTATTCAGCTTCTTGGTGGAATGGGTTATGTTGAGGAAATGCCCGCATCACGATTGCTTCGAGA TGCCAAATTATATGAGATTGGAGCCGGTACTTCCGAGATTCGAAGAATGGTTATCGGCAGGGCTTTCAACAAGGAGTATGCGCAGGCTTGA
- a CDS encoding hypothetical protein (At least one base has a quality score < 10) encodes MGQHRLDASVYQTFASLRLFPASNLKELLYAMDMPMTTSRLGLCPGKQTCIPCMSAWLTCYRHTIEFACGETFIHRLSHPGHAPTWSRVQCKVPSGASSRQASPRCEPHPSFLVVGILVRDPGLELLSEMEGLQMIKKCNTKLPIWSPRADTDFQGDCAICTIRRVIARLSDVGGQVHTLDQRRQWNAYGGIYEH; translated from the exons ATGGGACAGCACAGACTCGATGCGTCCGTTTATCAGACTTTCGCTTCTCTGAGGCTCTTCCCCGCTTCCAA CTTGAAAGAGCTCTTGTATGCCATGGACATGCCCATGACCACGTCGCGTTTGGGCCTTTGTCCGGGGAAACAAACATGCATACCCTGTATGAGTGCGTGGTTGACCTGCTATCGACATACCATCGAGTTTGCTTGTGGCGAGACCTTCATTCATCGTCTATCTCACCCAGGTCACGCACCCACGTGGTCAAGAGTCCAGTGCAAGGTACCTTCGGGTGCCTCGAGTCGACAGGCCTCCCCACGCTGTGAGCCACACCCAAGCTTCTTGGTTGTGGGGATCCTTGTTAGAGATCCTGGACTGGAGCTTCTGTCAGAGATGGAGGGGTTGCAGATGATCAAAAAATGCAATACAAAGCTTCCTATTTGGTCACCGCGGGCCGACACTGATTTTCAGGGTGATTGCGCCATCTGTACCATTCGGAGGGTCATCGCTCGACTATCGGATGTCGGAGGTCAG GTACATACCTTGGACCAACGACGACAATGGAATGCTTATGGTGGCATTTATGAGCATTGA
- a CDS encoding gluconate 5-dehydrogenase (At least one base has a quality score < 10) produces MSFAPALRLCTRRVVAPALIRPSITFAGARKLHSGPPRQDKPGKYAQTDPQIEVEYPEDHELPSSEPVAGTGGQYVKPTLPTFSLDGHVGIVTGGARGLGLVMGQGMVFSGSHLALVDMNKEEAEKQTSLLIEAFKKENPRARRTPKVTAHYADVSDPESVEACIAEVVKEHGKIDNLVTSAGFTENFEAVNYPIDRLRKLWAVNVDGTYLFATSVARHLMERKAPGSIVMIGSMSGAIVNVPQPQAPYNAAKAGVRHLAASLAVEWAHANIRVNCISPGYMLTAL; encoded by the exons ATGTCTTTTGCACCTGCTCTTCGCCTTTGTACGCGCCGCGTTGTCGCTCCAGCTCTGATCCGCCCTTCTATCACGTTTGCTGGTGCACGAAAGCTTCACAGTGGCCCTCCTCGTCAGGACAAGCCCGGAAAATACGCTCAGACTGATCCTCAGATCGAGGTCGAGTACCCAGAAGACCATGAGCTCCCTAGCAGTGAGCCTGTCGCTGGCACTGGTGGCCAGTACGTGAAGCCTACACTTCCTACATTTTCGCTTGATGGTCATGTCGGTATCGTCACTGGCGGTGCTCGTGGTTTGGGTCTTGTCATGGGCCAGGGAATGGTCTTTTCTGGCTCTCACCTTGCTCTTGTTGACATGAACA aggaagaagccgaAAAGCAGACCAGTCTTCTCATTGAAGCTTTCAAGAAGGAGAACCCTCGAGCTCGACG AACCCCCAAGGTCACAGCCCACTATGCCGATGTTTCTGACCCTGAGTCTGTCGAGGCTTGTATCGCTGAGGTCGTCAAGGAGCATGGAAAAATCGACAACCTGGTCACTTCAGCTGGCTTCACTGAGAACTTCGAAGCCGTTAACTACCCCATCGACCGTCTCCGCAAGCTTTGGGCTGTCAACGTTGACGGCACTTACCTCTTTGCGACCTCAGTTGCCCGCCACCTGATGGAGCGAAAGGCCCCAGGAAGCATTGTCATGATCGGTAGCATGTCCGGTGCCATTGTCAACGTCCCTCAGCCCCAGGCTCCTTACAAcgctgccaaggctggtgttcGACACCTTGCCGCATCTCTCGCCGTCGAATGGGCTCATGCCAACATTCGAGTTAACTGCATCTCTCCTGGCTACATGCTTACTGCTCTGTAA